A section of the Citrus sinensis cultivar Valencia sweet orange chromosome 8, DVS_A1.0, whole genome shotgun sequence genome encodes:
- the LOC127899052 gene encoding pathogenesis-related protein 1B-like — protein MSPINSLAIFHLVVLAARIHLSSANNATQQRYVHLHNEARRNVGIGIGMTWDKTLDDHAHSYAQKLKVDCIIEHSVSHYGENLAWADYDFTVDHIVKMWVDEKQFYDYNSNTCAPNQMCGHYTQVVWRKSVRLGCAKERCNNSHQLIAICNYDPPGNAAGERPF, from the coding sequence ATGTCACCCATTAATTCACTAGCAATTTTCCATCTCGTAGTCCTAGCTGCAAGAATCCATCTCTCCTCAGCCAACAATGCAACTCAGCAACGGTACGTCCACCTTCATAATGAAGCTCGTCGTAATGTTGGCATTGGCATAGGCATGACATGGGACAAGACGTTGGACGATCATGCACATAGCTATGCACAAAAACTTAAAGTTGACTGCATAATTGAACACTCAGTTAGCCATTACGGTGAGAACCTTGCATGGGCTGACTACGACTTTACCGTCGATCACATCGTGAAGATGTGGGTGGATGAGAAACAATTTTACGACTACAACTCTAATACTTGTGCTCCTAATCAGATGTGCGGACACTATACTCAAGTTGTGTGGCGCAAATCTGTGCGTTTGGGTTGTGCTAAAGAGCGGTGTAACAATAGTCATCAACTCATTGCCATCTGCAACTATGATCCTCCAGGCAACGCTGCTGGTGAACGACCTTTCTAA
- the LOC127899051 gene encoding pathogenesis-related protein 1B-like, translated as MPRTSPAIFCLLALATIHLSSAHNKPQDYLKAHNEARASVGVGPMSWDYKLADYSHKHAQKLKGNCNSKKTQVSKYSETIAWSSQGELTAAEYVKICMDGKPLYDHNSNTCAINGTKCAVYTQVVWRNSVRLGCAKERCNKNGTHNFVICNYDPPGNVFGQRPY; from the coding sequence ATGCCAAGAACTTCACCAGCAATTTTTTGCCTCTTAGCCCTAGCTACAATCCATCTCTCCTCTGCCCACAATAAACCTCAAGACTACCTCAAAGCTCACAACGAGGCTCGTGCTAGTGTTGGCGTTGGCCCGATGTCATGGGACTACAAATTGGCGGATTATTCACATAAACATGCACAAAAACTTAAGGGTAACTGcaattcaaagaaaactcaAGTTAGCAAATACAGTGAGACAATTGCATGGAGCAGCCAGGGCGAGCTTACCGCCGCCGAGTATGTGAAGATCTGTATGGATGGGAAGCCATTATACGACCACAACTCTAATACTTGTGCTATTAATGGTACGAAATGCGCAGTCTATACTCAAGTTGTGTGGCGCAATTCTGTGCGTTTAGGTTGTGCTAAAGAGAGGTGCAATAAAAATGGCACCCACAACTTTGTCATTTGCAACTACGATCCCCCAGGCAACGTTTTTGGTCAACGTCCTTACTAG
- the LOC102626336 gene encoding pathogenesis-related protein 1-like, with protein MSNISLAILCLVALATTQLSSAQNSQQDYLRAHNEARASVRVGPMRWDNKVAAYAQNYANQRKGDCRLVHSGGPYGENLAWSSGDLTGTAAVKLWVDERPKYNYNSNTCVGGECRHYTQVVWRNSVRLGCARVKCNNNRGTFVICSYDPPGNVAGKRPY; from the coding sequence ATGTCTAACATTTCACTAGCAATCTTATGTCTTGTGGCCCTAGCTACAACCCAATTGTCCTCTGCCCAAAATTCACAACAAGACTATCTCAGAGCTCACAATGAAGCTCGTGCTAGCGTCCGCGTTGGACCGATGAGATGGGACAACAAGGTAGCGGCTTACGCTCAAAACTATGCCAATCAACGTAAAGGTGACTGCAGATTGGTGCACTCCGGTGGACCATACGGTGAGAACTTAGCATGGAGCAGCGGTGACCTCACCGGTACGGCGGCCGTGAAGCTCTGGGTGGATGAGAGACCAAAGTACAACTACAACTCAAATACTTGTGTTGGTGGGGAGTGTAGACACTATACTCAAGTTGTGTGGCGCAATTCTGTGCGTTTAGGTTGTGCTAGAGTGAAGTGCAACAACAATCGTGGCACGTTTGTCATTTGCAGCTATGATCCTCCAGGCAACGTTGCTGGTAAACGGCCTTActaa
- the LOC102622201 gene encoding squalene monooxygenase SE1-like has translation MVALGAVIATLLGFALFYGLKGKKKSIDSSMKSSENRTWKSDSGKSTDIIIVGAGVAGSALAYTLGKDGRRVHVIERDLCQPDRIVGELLQPGGYLKLVELGLEDCVSDIDAQNVYGYALYKGGKSTKLSYPLGSFNSNVAGRSFHHGRFVQRMREKAASLPNVRMEQGTVTSLLERNGTIKGVEYKTKTGEKHTAYAPLTVVCDGCCSNLRRNLCNPKVEIPSCFVGLALENCKLPFANHGHVVLAEPSPILFYPISSTEIRCLVDIPGQKVPSVSNGEMAQYLKTVIAPQIPHELQTAFISATEKGNMRTMPNRSMPAAPYPTPGALLMGDAFNMRHPLTGGGMTVALSDVILLRDLLRPLHSLDNAYSLCKYFESFYTLRKPVASTINTLAGALYKVFSASSDPAREEMRQACFDYLRLGGVFSSGPISILSGLNPRPLGLVLHFFAVAVYGVGRLLIPFPSPKRLWIGARLISDASGIIFPIIKAEGITQMFFPVAVPAYYRAPPVK, from the exons ATGGTTGCATTGGGAGCAGTAATTGCGACTCTGTTAGGATTTGCCTTGTTCTACGgtttaaaaggaaagaagaagagcaTAGATTCTTCAATGAAGAGCTCAGAAAACAGAACATGGAAATCAGATTCAGGCAAAAGCACGGATATAATCATTGTTGGTGCTGGCGTTGCAGGCTCAGCTCTTGCTTACACTCTTGGCAAG gaTGGACGCCGCGTTCATGTGATTGAAAGAGACTTATGCCAGCCTGACAGAATTGTTGGAGAGCTGCTGCAACCTGGTGGATATCTAAAGCTAGTTGAGTTGGGTCTAGAAG ATTGCGTCAGTGACATTGATGCTCAGAATGTGTACGGATATGCTCTTTACAAAGGTGGGAAAAGTACTAAACTTTCATATCCATTGGgaagttttaattcaaatgtgGCAGGGAGAAGCTTTCACCATGGGCGATTTGTACAAAGAATGAGAGAAAAGGCTGCTTCTCTTCCCAA TGTAAGGATGGAACAAGGAACAGTGACATCTCTTCTTGAACGCAATGGAACCATCAAAGGAGTTGAATACAAAACCAAGACTGGTGAAAAGCATACGGCCTATGCTCCCCTCACTGTAGTATGCGATGGTTGCTGTTCAAATTTGCGCCGCAATCTCTGCAATCCTAAG GTTGAGATCCCCTCTTGTTTCGTGGGCTTGGCCTTGGAGAATTGTAAGCTTCCATTTGCAAATCATGGGCATGTTGTTCTGGCAGAACCTTCACCTATCTTGTTTTATCCTATCAGTAGCACCGAGATTCGCTGTTTGGTTGATATTCCTGGCCAAAAAGTACCTTCCGTTTCCAACGGTGAAATGGCTCAATATTTGAAAACTGTTATCGCTCCCCAG ATTCCCCATGAGCTGCAAACTGCTTTTATATCAGCAACTGAAAAAGGAAACATGAGAACAATGCCAAATAGAAGCATGCCAGCAGCTCCATATCCAACTCCAGGTGCGCTTCTGATGGGAGATGCATTTAACATGAGGCATCCTTTAACCGGAGGTGGAATGACAGTAGCCTTATCTGATGTCATTCTACTCAGAGATCTCCTCAGACCCCTGCATTCTTTAGACAATGCATATTCCCTTTGCAAATATTTTGAATCCTTTTACACACTGCGCAAG CCGGTGGCATCTACAATAAACACATTAGCAGGCGCATTATACAAAGTTTTCTCCGCATCTTCAGATCCTGCAAGGGAGGAAATGCGGCAAGCATGCTTTGATTACTTGAGGCTTGGAGGTGTTTTCTCAAGTGGACCAATATCAATACTCTCGGGGCTAAACCCCCGGCCATTGGGCTTGGTTCTGCATTTTTTTGCAGTGGCAGTTTATGGCGTTGGACGCTTACTGATTCCATTTCCATCTCCCAAACGTTTGTGGATTGGGGCTAGATTGATTTCT GATGCTTCTGGAATTATTTTCCCCATAATAAAAGCTGAAGGAATTACACAAATGTTCTTCCCTGTTGCTGTGCCTGCATACTACAGAGCTCCTCCTGTTAAGTGA